One Nostoc sp. UHCC 0302 DNA window includes the following coding sequences:
- the menA gene encoding 2-carboxy-1,4-naphthoquinone phytyltransferase produces MTTKQILYPNTKLWMAAIKPPMYSVAIIPIWVGTAVAFAETKVFNSAIFSTFVAAAILILAWENLSNDVFDSETGIDKNKHHSLVNLTGNKSLIFWIGNFCLGLGLLSIVAIALWQQDPTVIGIILLCCALGYTYQGPPFRLGYQGLGEIICFFAFGPLAVAAAYYSQTRTWSMTSLAASVIVGIATSLILFCSHFHQVKDDIAAGKRSPIVRLGTEKAAQVLIWFTISIYPLSLIFVLLGVFPVWTLLSWLSLPFAVKLCRHVQENHNQPEKVSNCKFIAVAVHFWSCLLLGVGFML; encoded by the coding sequence ATGACTACCAAGCAAATTTTATATCCCAACACTAAGTTATGGATGGCGGCTATTAAACCGCCAATGTACAGCGTTGCCATCATACCGATTTGGGTAGGAACAGCTGTAGCATTTGCAGAAACCAAAGTTTTTAATAGTGCAATATTTTCTACTTTTGTTGCTGCGGCAATTTTAATTCTGGCGTGGGAAAACCTGAGTAATGATGTTTTTGATTCGGAAACGGGTATTGATAAGAATAAACACCATTCTTTAGTAAACTTAACTGGCAATAAGTCACTAATATTTTGGATAGGAAATTTCTGTTTAGGTTTGGGTTTGTTGAGTATAGTAGCGATCGCCCTTTGGCAACAAGACCCAACTGTCATCGGGATAATTTTGCTTTGCTGTGCATTGGGCTACACTTACCAAGGCCCACCCTTTCGCTTAGGATACCAGGGTTTAGGCGAGATTATTTGCTTTTTTGCCTTTGGGCCATTGGCAGTAGCGGCAGCATATTATAGCCAAACCCGAACTTGGTCAATGACGAGTTTAGCAGCCTCAGTAATTGTTGGTATCGCCACAAGTTTAATTTTGTTTTGCTCACACTTTCACCAAGTTAAGGATGATATAGCTGCTGGGAAGCGCTCGCCTATCGTCCGCCTGGGAACCGAAAAAGCTGCCCAAGTCTTAATTTGGTTTACTATCAGTATTTATCCCCTCAGCTTAATATTTGTGCTATTGGGAGTTTTCCCGGTTTGGACGTTGCTAAGTTGGCTGAGTTTACCCTTTGCTGTCAAATTATGCCGCCATGTGCAAGAAAATCATAATCAGCCGGAAAAAGTCAGTAACTGCAAATTCATTGCTGTAGCTGTGCATTTCTGGAGTTGCTTGCTGTTGGGCGTGGGATTTATGCTCTAA
- a CDS encoding phosphotransferase codes for MVLSLSSQNVIQYLRDAGLCSSEDGASDKSELPKNSKKNFNLLVTLADNRNLLVKQESITNNDETPHEFFNEWLFGQLLGQFPVLGNISAIAPSVLHFDQENSILVRNYLSEYLELGQYYQKNDIFLPEIASAIGTTLAGLHRATFNRREYKDFMSTAPEGQFRYGFYNPAQGINSIGPDIFGVVPTDALKFYVLYQRYESLESAIADLAYNWQPCCLTHNDLTLNNILVHSRWEQLDNCLVRLIDWEACSWGDPAFDLGTLLASYLQIWLSSLVVDPTIELEESLHLAMTPLEVLQPSIVALIRSYLNAFPMILEYQHDFILRVIQFAGLALIHQIQDMITSRKYFNNSDICMLQVAKNLLTMPEQSVLTIFGISESTILKPVANLHKLPQPEKEQQLLRIYYEKTRLRGC; via the coding sequence ATGGTATTATCACTGTCTTCTCAAAACGTTATCCAGTATCTGCGAGATGCAGGTCTGTGTAGCTCAGAAGATGGCGCATCAGATAAATCTGAGTTGCCAAAAAATAGCAAGAAGAATTTCAATTTATTGGTGACTTTAGCAGACAATCGTAATCTGCTGGTTAAACAAGAAAGCATCACTAATAATGATGAAACGCCGCATGAGTTTTTTAATGAATGGCTGTTTGGGCAATTGCTTGGGCAGTTTCCAGTTTTGGGAAATATTTCTGCGATCGCTCCATCAGTGCTACATTTTGATCAGGAAAATTCTATACTTGTCCGTAATTATCTCAGCGAATATTTAGAGCTCGGGCAGTATTACCAGAAAAATGATATTTTTCTACCAGAAATTGCTTCTGCCATTGGCACTACGTTGGCAGGACTGCATCGTGCAACCTTCAATCGTCGAGAGTATAAGGATTTTATGTCCACTGCTCCCGAAGGGCAATTTCGTTATGGCTTTTACAATCCAGCACAAGGAATAAACTCAATTGGACCGGATATTTTTGGTGTGGTTCCTACAGATGCGCTAAAATTCTATGTTCTTTATCAGCGCTATGAAAGTTTAGAATCAGCAATTGCTGATTTAGCATATAACTGGCAACCTTGCTGTTTAACGCACAACGACTTAACTTTAAACAATATTTTGGTTCATTCTAGATGGGAACAGCTAGATAATTGCTTAGTGCGACTAATTGATTGGGAAGCTTGCTCTTGGGGAGATCCAGCCTTTGATTTAGGAACTTTACTCGCCAGCTATTTACAAATTTGGCTTTCGAGCCTTGTAGTAGATCCTACCATTGAATTAGAAGAATCACTCCATCTGGCAATGACGCCGCTAGAAGTTCTACAACCTTCAATAGTTGCTCTAATTAGGTCTTATCTAAATGCTTTCCCCATGATTTTGGAGTACCAGCATGATTTTATTCTGCGTGTTATCCAGTTTGCAGGGTTAGCACTGATTCATCAGATTCAAGATATGATTACTAGCCGCAAATATTTTAACAACAGTGATATCTGTATGCTGCAAGTTGCTAAAAACTTACTCACTATGCCTGAACAATCTGTGTTAACAATTTTTGGTATCTCTGAGTCTACAATTCTAAAACCTGTGGCAAACCTCCATAAACTTCCTCAACCAGAAAAGGAACAGCAATTGCTTCGCATTTATTACGAAAAGACTCGGCTACGGGGTTGTTAA
- a CDS encoding o-succinylbenzoate synthase, translating into MAYKFDFRPYRRRFVRSLTTSHGNWDMRDGIILRLTDETGRVGWGEIAPISWFGSETIEQALEFCHQLPAEITDKIIFSIPDELPACQFGFESAFEGLGISDWGLGTGEDEEDEKNNLITPNSCTDAINEPARCGESSLREGFPRCSDWRRVSTSSLSYSGLLSAGEAALNQWETLWQQGYRTFKWKIGVDAIANELKIFESLTQALPASAKLRLDANGGLSYEEANLWLWNCDNIQANQALPLEIEFIEQPLPVGQLQGMLELSMCYRTAIALDESVATLKQLERCYQQGWRGIFVIKPGIVGSPSRLRQFCQHHKIDAVFSSVFETAIARLAALQLAAELSLHNRAVGFGVNHFFEPEETWLHNIWNEL; encoded by the coding sequence GTGGCTTACAAATTTGATTTTCGTCCTTATCGACGACGATTTGTGCGATCGCTTACCACAAGTCATGGTAATTGGGATATGCGTGATGGCATTATTCTCCGCCTGACCGATGAAACAGGCAGAGTTGGCTGGGGAGAAATTGCTCCCATCAGTTGGTTTGGTTCCGAAACCATAGAACAAGCCTTAGAATTTTGTCACCAACTACCAGCAGAAATCACAGACAAGATAATTTTCTCCATCCCAGATGAGTTACCTGCTTGTCAATTTGGTTTTGAGTCAGCGTTTGAGGGATTAGGGATTAGTGACTGGGGACTGGGGACTGGGGAAGATGAGGAAGATGAAAAAAATAATCTTATAACTCCTAACTCCTGTACAGATGCGATTAATGAGCCAGCGCGTTGCGGTGAATCATCGCTGCGGGAGGGTTTCCCCCGTTGTAGCGACTGGCGTCGCGTCTCTACTTCCTCACTTTCCTACAGCGGTTTATTATCGGCTGGAGAAGCGGCTTTAAATCAATGGGAAACTTTATGGCAGCAAGGATATCGCACGTTTAAATGGAAAATTGGTGTAGATGCGATCGCTAATGAACTAAAAATTTTTGAGTCCCTGACGCAGGCGTTACCAGCATCAGCAAAATTGCGATTAGATGCCAACGGTGGACTCAGCTATGAAGAAGCAAATTTATGGCTGTGGAATTGCGATAATATCCAGGCAAATCAAGCATTACCATTAGAAATTGAATTTATTGAACAACCCCTACCTGTGGGGCAATTGCAGGGGATGTTGGAATTGAGTATGTGCTACAGAACTGCGATCGCTTTAGATGAGTCTGTTGCCACACTCAAGCAACTTGAACGCTGTTATCAACAAGGTTGGCGAGGGATTTTTGTAATTAAACCTGGGATAGTCGGTTCACCATCTCGTTTAAGACAATTTTGTCAACATCATAAAATTGATGCTGTATTTTCATCAGTATTTGAAACTGCGATCGCAAGACTTGCAGCACTCCAATTAGCAGCAGAATTATCTCTACATAATAGGGCGGTTGGTTTTGGTGTTAACCATTTTTTTGAACCAGAAGAAACTTGGCTTCATAACATATGGAACGAGCTTTAG
- a CDS encoding ATP-binding protein → MDNQAMPMASTYSYAQVQYLQRQAASLLLYQSVLQCEVGIAFLDLLQAIRYTDADARGCLQAYGSYFHALAARNQNWEDYLISQILICENPFTKLAQQREFKDLPPALIAAVRHDLQVLQSLYECSTACLSEWVQTVAHMLVSPVVWYQEPAAVEVEAGLITSLQQLEHWSDAVEDLAAYYRQFGSGIFAQYHAFRWQSGQFIGIQYPDSVKLSTLIGYESQRDALLKNTEFLLSGETALHVLLYGSRGSGKSSLVKSLLNEYSNRNLRLLEVTKSELQDLPEIVEKLQGASQKFIIFVDDLSFEEDDDAFKSLKVVLEGNLTARPQNVVVYATSNRRHLIREFFVDRPAPKDNDEIHAWDTMQEKLSFSDRFGLTLTFEPANQKTYLKIVRHLAAQASININEEDLEYQALQWATRHNGRSGRTARQFIDFLKADIAVFGVNNKTLDM, encoded by the coding sequence ATGGATAATCAAGCGATGCCAATGGCAAGTACTTACTCCTATGCACAGGTTCAATATCTCCAGCGCCAAGCAGCCTCACTTTTACTGTACCAATCTGTCCTCCAATGCGAAGTGGGGATAGCATTTCTTGACCTGTTGCAAGCTATACGTTACACTGATGCCGATGCACGAGGTTGTCTTCAAGCCTATGGTAGCTACTTCCATGCCTTGGCTGCGAGAAATCAAAATTGGGAAGACTACCTAATTAGTCAAATTCTCATCTGTGAAAATCCCTTTACAAAACTGGCACAACAGCGGGAATTTAAAGATTTACCTCCTGCTTTAATAGCGGCAGTTCGGCATGATTTACAAGTATTACAAAGTCTCTATGAATGTAGTACCGCTTGTTTAAGTGAGTGGGTGCAAACAGTAGCCCATATGCTTGTCTCACCTGTAGTGTGGTATCAAGAACCAGCAGCGGTAGAAGTAGAGGCAGGGTTGATTACGTCTCTACAACAGTTGGAACATTGGAGTGATGCTGTAGAAGATTTAGCAGCTTATTATCGGCAATTTGGCTCTGGTATATTCGCACAATACCATGCTTTCCGCTGGCAATCTGGGCAGTTTATCGGTATTCAGTATCCCGATTCAGTAAAGCTGAGTACGCTTATAGGTTACGAGTCTCAGCGAGATGCTTTGCTTAAAAATACAGAGTTTTTATTATCAGGGGAGACAGCGCTGCACGTATTACTGTACGGGAGCCGCGGTTCTGGAAAATCTTCTTTGGTGAAATCTTTATTAAATGAATATAGCAACCGCAATCTTCGCTTGTTAGAAGTGACAAAATCAGAATTGCAAGACTTACCAGAAATTGTAGAAAAGTTGCAGGGAGCGTCACAAAAATTTATCATTTTTGTTGATGACCTTTCTTTTGAAGAAGATGACGATGCCTTTAAATCGTTGAAAGTGGTATTAGAAGGCAATTTAACCGCTAGACCTCAAAATGTAGTTGTGTATGCCACTTCCAATCGTCGCCACTTGATTCGGGAGTTTTTTGTTGATAGACCTGCTCCCAAAGATAACGATGAAATTCATGCATGGGATACGATGCAAGAGAAACTTTCGTTTAGCGATCGCTTTGGACTCACCTTAACTTTTGAGCCAGCCAATCAGAAGACTTATTTAAAAATTGTCCGGCATTTAGCAGCACAAGCCAGTATTAATATTAACGAAGAAGACTTAGAATATCAAGCATTACAATGGGCAACTCGCCATAATGGTCGTTCTGGGCGTACAGCCCGGCAATTTATTGATTTCTTAAAAGCAGATATAGCAGTTTTTGGTGTGAATAACAAGACATTAGATATGTGA
- a CDS encoding 2-succinylbenzoate--CoA ligase, whose translation MERALAYFKNFAQRDLLIGFNSLQFQQTFEKLYLELTHLSACGIPPKIVLAEREPVQFLASFIAACAANCPVFLCNPDWGKQEWQQVFDLVQPDIIWGMAHGAWCIEKKNNPQCPMPNCIMIPTGGSSGQIKFAMHTWETLTASVQGFKAYFQLQQINSFCVLPLYHVSGLMQFMRSFTTRGKLAILPFKAIESGQILNLQQSEFFISLVPTQLQRILQNPELTEWLSQFKTVLLGGAPAWNELLEKARFHHISLALTYGMTETASQIATLKPHDFLKGKVSSGKILPHVQITIRNQQDEVLKSNQIGTININAQSLALGYYPQTWDNHNYFQVDDLGYLDEQGYLNIVGRNSDKIITGGENIYPAEIESAIRATKMVMDVSVIGIPDQHWGQALTAIYIPNDSNTHTSEIQTLLKDKLSKFKIPKHWIPLPTLPHNAQGKINRQQLQQIAQEFLNKSSHNLS comes from the coding sequence ATGGAACGAGCTTTAGCATACTTCAAAAATTTTGCTCAACGTGACTTGCTGATTGGTTTTAATAGCCTTCAGTTTCAGCAAACATTTGAAAAATTATATTTAGAACTCACACATTTGTCAGCTTGTGGAATTCCACCAAAAATCGTTTTAGCTGAACGCGAACCAGTGCAATTTTTGGCAAGTTTTATCGCCGCTTGTGCAGCTAATTGTCCAGTTTTTCTTTGTAACCCAGACTGGGGAAAGCAAGAATGGCAACAAGTATTCGATTTAGTACAGCCAGATATTATTTGGGGCATGGCGCATGGGGCATGGTGCATAGAAAAAAAGAATAATCCCCAATGCCCAATGCCCAATTGCATAATGATTCCTACGGGTGGTTCATCAGGACAGATTAAATTTGCTATGCACACTTGGGAAACTCTCACGGCGTCCGTGCAAGGTTTTAAAGCATACTTTCAGTTACAACAAATCAATTCTTTTTGTGTATTGCCGCTATATCATGTCAGCGGCTTAATGCAGTTTATGCGTTCTTTCACTACCAGAGGTAAACTAGCTATATTGCCATTCAAAGCAATAGAATCTGGTCAAATATTAAATCTTCAACAATCAGAATTTTTTATATCTTTAGTACCAACACAGTTACAACGGATTCTACAAAATCCAGAGTTAACAGAGTGGCTCTCTCAATTTAAAACTGTACTTTTAGGAGGTGCGCCAGCATGGAATGAACTCCTAGAAAAAGCAAGATTCCATCATATAAGTCTAGCACTTACTTATGGCATGACAGAAACTGCTTCTCAAATTGCCACCCTTAAACCCCATGATTTTCTCAAAGGTAAAGTTAGTAGTGGCAAGATTCTTCCCCACGTTCAAATAACAATTCGTAATCAACAAGACGAAGTTTTAAAATCAAATCAAATCGGAACTATTAACATTAATGCTCAATCTTTAGCCCTTGGTTACTATCCTCAAACCTGGGACAATCATAATTATTTCCAAGTAGATGATTTAGGTTATTTAGACGAGCAAGGTTATTTAAATATTGTTGGGCGTAACAGCGATAAAATAATTACAGGCGGTGAAAATATTTATCCAGCAGAAATCGAATCAGCTATCCGAGCTACTAAAATGGTTATGGATGTTTCTGTCATCGGCATACCAGATCAACACTGGGGGCAAGCATTAACAGCCATTTATATTCCTAATGACTCAAATACCCACACCTCAGAAATTCAAACCCTACTCAAAGACAAACTTAGCAAATTTAAAATCCCTAAACATTGGATTCCTCTGCCAACTTTACCCCATAACGCCCAAGGTAAAATTAATCGTCAACAGCTACAGCAAATAGCTCAAGAATTCTTAAATAAATCATCACATAACCTCTCTTGA
- a CDS encoding thioesterase family protein, with product MSFTYNRTVHFQDTDAAGVVYFANILSICHEAYEESLRASGINLKDFFTNPSVAYPIVHANVDFLRPIFCGDKLVISLMPQKISVEKFEIAYDITGTDVIIAKAVTRHVCIDANSRSKQELPDEIIQWLETNRRDAEGAERRKSREVM from the coding sequence ATGTCTTTCACATACAACCGCACGGTTCATTTTCAAGACACTGATGCTGCTGGGGTAGTTTATTTTGCAAATATTTTGAGTATCTGTCATGAAGCTTATGAAGAATCTTTAAGAGCATCAGGCATTAATCTCAAAGATTTTTTTACTAATCCTTCTGTGGCTTATCCGATTGTTCATGCGAATGTTGATTTTTTGCGCCCCATATTCTGCGGCGATAAGTTGGTAATTAGCTTAATGCCCCAAAAAATAAGTGTTGAGAAGTTTGAAATTGCTTACGATATTACAGGGACTGATGTAATAATTGCTAAGGCTGTAACTAGACACGTTTGTATTGATGCAAATAGTAGAAGTAAGCAAGAATTACCTGATGAAATAATACAGTGGTTGGAAACGAACCGCAGAGACGCAGAGGGCGCAGAGAGAAGAAAGTCAAGAGAGGTTATGTGA
- a CDS encoding T3SS effector HopA1 family protein yields MPNSSTNQLLTSLFDIASNIEIEPNFCIHHPNYQPFALPTKVAQRFQQTSVALQRKYLTLLLRNFLYGIYYNGSLQTTLAVNSDSCNYTLYHNLENDCIFGIDWEFYEQLHSSNHGIGYFDPSWQVLRQEPDGSMAVIKGGLTLHIEPDCHLKPSMKSAKAGEMVAIWMPKNRLHNGCYVAVSNVGQEQQSNPDVDFGSGRIYFNFTPGGAIALMESLTQQLNAAAIPFNFQVLYNPAAYERYDSGVLYFELDDYPAIRSILQVIYTQHQSYFQPEIPLFTKFLAPGLGLAEEPTEKFAAQESFGMNRCQILANALLEAWQKGKNAMEERMREIDQHFAQHSIDVQRPYLNPTSEDIYYPLAI; encoded by the coding sequence ATGCCAAATTCTTCTACCAATCAACTGTTAACTTCCTTATTCGACATTGCCAGTAATATCGAGATTGAGCCAAACTTTTGTATTCATCATCCCAACTATCAACCCTTTGCTCTACCGACTAAAGTAGCTCAAAGATTTCAGCAAACTTCGGTGGCTCTACAACGTAAATATCTCACCTTACTACTGCGGAATTTCCTTTACGGAATCTATTACAATGGTTCCTTACAAACCACTTTGGCAGTTAATTCTGATAGCTGTAATTACACGCTTTATCATAATTTAGAAAACGATTGCATCTTTGGGATTGATTGGGAATTTTATGAGCAATTGCACTCAAGCAATCACGGAATAGGTTACTTTGATCCTAGCTGGCAGGTGTTGCGGCAAGAGCCTGATGGTAGTATGGCGGTGATTAAAGGTGGTTTAACGCTACATATTGAGCCAGATTGCCATCTCAAACCCAGTATGAAATCTGCTAAAGCGGGTGAGATGGTAGCTATCTGGATGCCGAAAAATCGACTGCACAACGGTTGTTATGTAGCAGTTAGTAATGTTGGGCAGGAACAGCAGAGTAATCCAGATGTGGATTTTGGATCAGGAAGAATCTATTTTAATTTTACTCCAGGTGGTGCGATCGCCCTCATGGAAAGCCTGACGCAGCAACTCAATGCAGCCGCGATTCCCTTTAACTTTCAGGTTCTCTACAATCCTGCTGCATACGAACGCTATGATTCCGGCGTGCTGTACTTTGAACTCGACGATTATCCAGCAATCCGTAGCATCCTTCAGGTTATTTATACACAACATCAATCTTATTTCCAGCCAGAAATACCTCTATTCACGAAGTTTTTAGCCCCAGGACTAGGTTTAGCTGAAGAACCAACCGAAAAATTCGCTGCACAGGAAAGTTTTGGGATGAACCGTTGCCAAATTTTAGCGAATGCTTTGCTGGAAGCTTGGCAAAAAGGTAAAAATGCGATGGAAGAAAGAATGAGAGAGATTGATCAACACTTTGCACAACATTCAATTGATGTGCAGCGTCCCTACCTCAACCCTACTTCTGAAGATATATATTACCCCCTAGCTATCTAA
- a CDS encoding TMEM14 family protein has translation MNLSIIAAFSYGVLAIIGGIIGYIQANSQVSLFSGGISGLLLIFTAYLQLQGQILGLFLAVFITAILVVFFAFRLAKTRKFMPAGLMTILGMLALTLMVNQIFA, from the coding sequence ATGAATTTAAGTATAATTGCTGCCTTTTCCTACGGTGTATTAGCGATTATTGGTGGCATTATTGGCTACATTCAGGCTAACAGCCAAGTTTCGCTTTTCAGTGGGGGCATTAGCGGTTTATTACTAATTTTCACAGCTTATCTTCAACTACAAGGACAAATCCTGGGACTATTTTTAGCAGTGTTTATTACTGCCATTTTAGTAGTATTTTTTGCATTTAGATTAGCTAAAACACGCAAATTTATGCCAGCAGGACTAATGACAATTTTGGGTATGCTGGCATTAACGTTAATGGTGAATCAAATTTTTGCATAA
- a CDS encoding isochorismate synthase MenF: MTVSPCRSKFFVEHKDLYQFLLRVQEKCVKNNCRQIVSISQAIDLVDPLVVLDQLTQANEINFYFEDRGKGEAIAAIDAVAKLQIDGTDRFAKAENFIKSCLKNIVNFANVNQPFSGPHFFCYFSFFDKNIQADYPFPSATVFLPRWQVAVKNQRCTLVTNTIINASVNIKKILQTVQSKIEHIQSLNYYSPKIDLFSSSFCKKSEVDAARFKRSVSSALEKIRSSHLSKIVLADTLDVRSSNHFDLFKSLNNLRQVHPNCYIFSTSNGKGQNFIGASPERLISINNQQLITDALAGSAPRGKTPAEDAASANRLLNSEKEKHEHLLVLDFITQRLSQLGLLPQVLAPRLRQLSNIQHLWTPISAIVPASVHPLQIVSQLHPTPAVAGAARDVACAEIRRYENFERGLYAAPLGWIDSQGNCEFIVGIRSALIDGDRARLYAGAGIVAGSDPEKEFAEVQLKLQALLKALV; the protein is encoded by the coding sequence ATGACAGTTTCACCATGTCGGAGCAAGTTCTTTGTAGAACACAAAGATTTATATCAATTTCTTTTAAGAGTGCAAGAAAAGTGCGTCAAAAATAATTGCAGGCAAATTGTCAGTATCTCGCAAGCGATTGATTTGGTTGACCCCCTAGTTGTATTAGATCAGCTTACACAAGCAAATGAAATAAATTTTTACTTTGAGGATAGAGGCAAAGGAGAAGCGATCGCAGCAATTGATGCTGTAGCAAAATTACAAATTGACGGTACAGACAGATTTGCCAAAGCCGAAAATTTTATCAAATCATGTCTAAAAAATATAGTTAATTTTGCTAATGTTAACCAACCTTTTTCTGGGCCTCACTTTTTTTGTTACTTTAGTTTTTTTGATAAAAATATCCAAGCAGATTATCCATTTCCATCTGCTACAGTGTTTTTACCACGTTGGCAAGTAGCTGTTAAAAATCAGCGTTGTACATTAGTAACTAATACAATTATCAATGCTAGTGTCAATATTAAAAAAATTTTGCAAACTGTACAAAGCAAAATTGAGCATATTCAATCTTTAAATTATTATTCGCCTAAAATTGATTTATTCTCTTCAAGCTTCTGCAAAAAATCTGAAGTAGATGCGGCTAGATTTAAGCGTTCTGTATCTTCTGCTTTAGAAAAAATTCGTTCTAGTCATTTAAGTAAAATAGTATTAGCTGATACCTTGGATGTAAGGTCAAGCAATCATTTTGATTTATTTAAATCGTTAAATAATCTCAGACAAGTGCATCCTAATTGTTATATATTTTCAACAAGTAATGGTAAAGGGCAAAACTTTATAGGTGCAAGCCCAGAAAGATTAATTAGTATTAATAATCAGCAGTTAATCACTGATGCTTTGGCAGGTTCTGCACCACGAGGTAAAACACCTGCTGAAGATGCTGCTAGTGCCAATCGCTTACTAAATAGCGAAAAAGAAAAACACGAACATTTATTAGTACTTGATTTTATAACTCAACGCCTATCGCAGCTAGGTTTATTGCCTCAAGTATTAGCACCACGCCTACGACAATTATCTAATATTCAGCATTTGTGGACGCCAATTAGTGCCATAGTTCCTGCTAGTGTACACCCCTTACAGATTGTTTCTCAACTGCATCCTACACCAGCCGTTGCAGGCGCAGCTAGAGATGTTGCTTGTGCTGAAATTCGTCGTTATGAGAACTTTGAGAGAGGCTTATATGCTGCACCATTAGGTTGGATAGACTCTCAAGGTAATTGTGAATTTATTGTTGGCATTCGTTCAGCATTAATCGATGGCGATCGCGCCAGGCTTTACGCAGGTGCTGGTATTGTCGCCGGGTCTGATCCT